One genomic window of Punica granatum isolate Tunisia-2019 chromosome 1, ASM765513v2, whole genome shotgun sequence includes the following:
- the LOC116193612 gene encoding pentatricopeptide repeat-containing protein At4g21065: MLRGNPRLLSFSRPVCRRRIAFSAGNLVGPASSLCELNCTLGELSRAGRIEDARNLFDEMPRRDEYTWNTMIGAYAGSGRLAEARGLFEEAPSKSSITWSSLISGFARLGHADEAFRLFGQMQLEGRQPSQFTLGSVLRACSMMGLLRKGEQIHGYAIKMRFDLDDFVVTGLVDMYAKCKLIIKAECLFETVPEKGNPVLWTAMVTGYSQSGYGFKAMKCFRDMRSKGIQPNQYTFPSVLTACGAVSASDFGAQVHCSIVQSGFGTSSFVQSALIDMYSKCGNLGNAKIVLETMEIDDVVSWNTIIVGFVRHGFKEEALSLFKQMRENDVKIDHFTYPSVLNSFASSEDSQTAKSIHCMIIKTGFEAYKLVSNALIDMYAKQSSMDLAFKVFGNMLDRDVISWTSLITGYAFNGSYEEAIRLYCNMRISGIDPDEIVLSNILSSCGELTVLELGQQFHADFIKSGLSSSLSVDNSLVTMYAKCGNIEAAKLIFDAMENRNVISWTALIVGYAQNGKGKESLHCYHQMVSCGVKPDYVTFIGILFACSHAGLVEEGCRYFDSMIDIYRIKPGPEHYACMIDLLGRSGRFKEAEELLDKMAEEPDATVWKALLGACRAHKNLQLGERAAKKLFMLEPMNAAPYVLLANMYFSANRTEDAAEIRRMMKSRGIAKEPGFSWMEINSKVHTFMSEDSAHPRMQDIYSKADEVISLIKEVGYIPDTSFALHDVDEKGKELGLAYHSEKLAVAFGLLTVPQGGPIRIFKNLRVCGDCHVAMKFISMVFNRHIILRDSNCFHHFKGGICSCGDYW, from the coding sequence GAGAGGAAACCCACGTCTCCTGAGCTTTTCTCGACCGGTATGTCGGCGACGAATTGCGTTTTCTGCGGGTAATCTGGTGGGGCCAGCGAGCTCTCTGTGTGAATTGAATTGCACTCTTGGTGAGTTGTCAAGAGCTGGGAGAATCGAGGATGCCCGGAACCTGTTCGACGAAATGCCGCGTAGAGATGAGTACACCTGGAACACTATGATCGGGGCCTACGCCGGCTCAGGGAGGTTAGCTGAGGCAAGGGGCCTTTTTGAAGAGGCCCCGAGTAAGAGTTCCATCACTTGGTCTTCTCTCATCTCGGGGTTCGCCCGGCTGGGGCATGCGGATGAAGCTTTTCGGCTGTTTGGGCAAATGCAGCTGGAGGGCCGGCAGCCCAGCCAGTTCACCCTGGGCAGTGTGTTAAGGGCGTGTTCCATGATGGGGTTGCTCCGAAAAGGGGAGCAAATTCACGGGTATGCAATAAAGATGCGTTTCGACCTTGATGATTTTGTCGTCACTGGACTTGTAGACATGTATGCTAAGTGCAAGCTCATTATCAAGGCAGAGTGTTTGTTCGAGACAGTGCCGGAGAAGGGTAACCCGGTGCTTTGGACCGCAATGGTGACGGGGTACTCCCAGAGTGGATATGGGTTTAAAGCGATGAAGTGTTTCCGAGACATGAGGTCGAAAGGAATTCAGCCCAATCAGTATACTTTCCCGAGTGTTTTGACTGCTTGTGGAGCTGTTTCAGCAAGTGATTTTGGGGCACAGGTCCATTGTTCCATTGTACAGAGTGGCTTTGGGACTAGCTCGTTTGTTCAGAGCGCCCTGATTGACATGTACTCGAAATGTGGGAACTTGGGAAATGCGAAGATTGTTTTGGAAACGATGGAGATTGATGATGTGGTCTCCTGGAACACGATAATAGTTGGTTTTGTCAGGCATGGCTTCAAAGAGGAAGCTCTGAGTTTGTTTAAGCAAATGCGTGAAAATGATGTAAAGATCGACCATTTCACATATCCATCTGTCCTAAACTCTTTTGCCTCCTCTGAGGATTCACAAACTGCGAAATCCATTCATTGCATGATCATTAAGACTGGTTTCGAAGCTTATAAGCTAGTGAGCAATGCTCTAATTGATATGTACGCGAAGCAGAGCTCTATGGATTTGGCATTCAAGGTGTTCGGGAATATGCTGGACAGGGACGTGATCTCTTGGACTTCACTGATCACTGGTTATGCTTTTAATGGCTCCTACGAAGAAGCCATTAGACTTTACTGTAATATGAGAATCTCAGGGATTGATCCCGATGAAATAGTTCTTTCGAATATCTTAAGTTCCTGTGGAGAACTGACAGTTTTAGAACTTGGCCAACAATTTCATGCAGATTTCATAAAATCAGGCCTTAGTTCATCCCTTTCAGTAGATAACTCCCTCGTGACAATGTATGCAAAATGCGGGAATATAGAAGCAGCTAAGTTAATATTTGATGCTATGGAGAACAGGAATGTGATCTCATGGACAGCGCTGATTGTGGGATATGCTCAAAATGGTAAAGGAAAAGAGTCTCTACATTGTTATCACCAGATGGTCTCTTGTGGGGTGAAGCCTGATTATGTCACTTTTATTGGTATATTATTTGCATGCAGCCATGCGGGTTTGGTGGAAGAGGGTTGCCGATACTTCGACTCAATGATTGATATTTACAGAATTAAACCCGGTCCTGAACACTATGCGTGCATGATCGATCTACTTGGGCGATCAGGAAGATTTAAGGAAGCGGAGGAATTGCTTGATAAAATGGCAGAGGAGCCTGATGCCACTGTGTGGAAGGCCCTTCTTGGTGCGTGCAGGGCCCACAAGAACTTGCAGTTGGGCGAGAGGGCAGCCAAGAAACTTTTCATGCTGGAACCTATGAATGCTGCACCGTATGTTCTCCTAGCTAATATGTACTTTTCAGCTAATAGAACAGAAGATGCTGCAGAGATTAGGAGGATGATGAAATCAAGAGGAATCGCTAAGGAGCCGGGTTTCAGTTGGATGGAGATTAACAGCAAAGTCCACACCTTCATGTCTGAAGACTCAGCTCATCCGAGGATGCAAGACATATACTCAAAGGCTGATGAGGTTATAAGCTTGATCAAGGAAGTCGGTTATATTCCTGACACAAGCTTTGCTCTTCATGATGTTGATGAGAAGGGAAAGGAGCTTGGTCTTGCTTACCACAGTGAGAAGTTGGCTGTTGCTTTTGGACTTCTCACAGTACCTCAAGGAGGACCGATTCGGATCTTTAAGAACCTTCGGGTGTGTGGGGATTGCCATGTTGCTATGAAGTTCATATCGATGGTCTTCAACCGGCACATCATCTTGAGGGATTCAAATTGTTTCCACCATTTTAAGGGGGGAATTTGTTCATGTGGAGATTATTGGTGA
- the LOC116193622 gene encoding shaggy-related protein kinase theta isoform X2 — translation MNMMRRIKSIASGRTSISSDPGGDSSTKRAKFDQEAESKVNGEAHFVDRGATGLEQHMASTSLDNAASTSHVASNAKHGDDQIHRRVPVTGIKDDKSSMNDEKDAEPTVVSGNGAETGQVIATTVGGRNGQPKQTITYLAERVVGNGSFGVVFQAKCLEMGEAVAIKKVLQDKRYKNRELQIMRIMDHPNVVQLKHCFFSTTEKDEVYLNLVLEYVSETVYKVSRQYVKMNQHVPIIYVQLYAYQICRALNYLHNVVGVCHRDIKPQNLLVNPHTHQLKVCDFGSAKKLVPGEPNIAYICSRYYRAPELIFGASEYTTAIDMWSVGCVLAELLLGHPLFPGESGVDQLVEIIKILGTPTREEIKCMNPNYTEFKFPQIKAHPWHKVFHKRMPSEAVDLISRLLQYSPNLRCTALEACAHPFFNDLRDPNASLPNGRALPPLFDFTAQELAGASTELRHRLIPEHARN, via the exons ATGAATATGATGCGACGGATCAAGAGCATTGCGTCGGGCCGCACTTCGATTTCATCTGATCCC GGTGGGGATTCTAGCACTAAGAGGGCTAAGTTTGATCAAGAAGCGGAGTCAAAGGTTAATGGAGAAGCACATTTTGTCGATAGAGGTGCCACAGGTCTAGAGCAGCATATGGCTTCTACATCACTTGACAATGCTGCAAGCACATCCCACGTAGCTTCAAATGCCAAACACGGTGATGATCAAATCCATCGACGAGTTCCTGTAACAGGAATCAAAGACGACAAATCATCAATGAATGATGAAAAG GATGCAGAACCAACCGTTGTGAGTGGAAATGGAGCTGAAACCGGTCAAGTAATTGCAACTACAGTGGGCGGTCGAAATGGTCAACCCAAACAG ACAATAACATATTTGGCAGAACGTGTGGTTGGAAATGGTTCCTTTGGTGTTGTATTCCAG GCCAAGTGTCTAGAAATGGGTGAAGCAGTTGCCATCAAGAAGGTGCTGCAGGATAAAAGATACAAGAATAGAGAACTTCAGATTATGCGCATAATGGATCATCCAAATGTTGTGCAACTGAAGCACTGCTTTTTCTCAACTACTGAAAAGGATGAGGTGTACCTCAACCTTGTACTGGAGTATGTATCAGAAACAGTCTACAAAGTTTCAAGGCAGTATGTCAAAATGAACCAACACGTGCCTATAATTTATGTGCAGTTGTATGCTTACCAG ATCTGCCGTGCACTTAATTACTTGCATAATGTTGTTGGTGTGTGTCATCGTGATATCAAGCCACAAAATTTATTG GTCAACCCTCACACTCATCAATTGAAAGTATGTGACTTTGGCAGCGCTAAGAAGTTG GTACCTGGTGAGCCAAACATTGCTTACATATGCTCACGGTATTATAGGGCCCCAGAATTAATTTTCGGGGCTTCAGAATATACTACTGCCATCGATATGTGGTCTGTTGGATGTGTCCTGGCCGAGCTTCTTCTTGGACAT CCACTATTTCCTGGGGAGAGTGGTGTCGATCAGCTAGTGGAAATCATAAAG ATTCTCGGGACACCCACTCGTGAGGAGATCAAGTGCATGAATCCCAACTATACTGAATTCAAGTTTCCCCAGATCAAAGCTCATCCTTGGCACAAG GTATTTCACAAGAGAATGCCTTCCGAAGCAGTGGATCTTATTTCAAGGCTGCTTCAATACTCACCAAACTTACGTTGCACTGCA CTGGAGGCTTGCGCACATCCATTCTTCAATGATCTGAGGGACCCGAATGCATCCTTACCCAATGGGCGTGCACTGCCCCCCCTCTTTGATTTCACTGCCCAAG AATTGGCTGGTGCATCCACTGAGCTGCGTCACCGTCTTATTCCCGAGCATGCCAGGAACTGA
- the LOC116193622 gene encoding shaggy-related protein kinase theta isoform X1, translating to MNMMRRIKSIASGRTSISSDPGGDSSTKRAKFDQEAESKVNGEAHFVDRGATGLEQHMASTSLDNAASTSHVASNAKHGDDQIHRRVPVTGIKDDKSSMNDEKMQDAEPTVVSGNGAETGQVIATTVGGRNGQPKQTITYLAERVVGNGSFGVVFQAKCLEMGEAVAIKKVLQDKRYKNRELQIMRIMDHPNVVQLKHCFFSTTEKDEVYLNLVLEYVSETVYKVSRQYVKMNQHVPIIYVQLYAYQICRALNYLHNVVGVCHRDIKPQNLLVNPHTHQLKVCDFGSAKKLVPGEPNIAYICSRYYRAPELIFGASEYTTAIDMWSVGCVLAELLLGHPLFPGESGVDQLVEIIKILGTPTREEIKCMNPNYTEFKFPQIKAHPWHKVFHKRMPSEAVDLISRLLQYSPNLRCTALEACAHPFFNDLRDPNASLPNGRALPPLFDFTAQELAGASTELRHRLIPEHARN from the exons ATGAATATGATGCGACGGATCAAGAGCATTGCGTCGGGCCGCACTTCGATTTCATCTGATCCC GGTGGGGATTCTAGCACTAAGAGGGCTAAGTTTGATCAAGAAGCGGAGTCAAAGGTTAATGGAGAAGCACATTTTGTCGATAGAGGTGCCACAGGTCTAGAGCAGCATATGGCTTCTACATCACTTGACAATGCTGCAAGCACATCCCACGTAGCTTCAAATGCCAAACACGGTGATGATCAAATCCATCGACGAGTTCCTGTAACAGGAATCAAAGACGACAAATCATCAATGAATGATGAAAAG ATGCAGGATGCAGAACCAACCGTTGTGAGTGGAAATGGAGCTGAAACCGGTCAAGTAATTGCAACTACAGTGGGCGGTCGAAATGGTCAACCCAAACAG ACAATAACATATTTGGCAGAACGTGTGGTTGGAAATGGTTCCTTTGGTGTTGTATTCCAG GCCAAGTGTCTAGAAATGGGTGAAGCAGTTGCCATCAAGAAGGTGCTGCAGGATAAAAGATACAAGAATAGAGAACTTCAGATTATGCGCATAATGGATCATCCAAATGTTGTGCAACTGAAGCACTGCTTTTTCTCAACTACTGAAAAGGATGAGGTGTACCTCAACCTTGTACTGGAGTATGTATCAGAAACAGTCTACAAAGTTTCAAGGCAGTATGTCAAAATGAACCAACACGTGCCTATAATTTATGTGCAGTTGTATGCTTACCAG ATCTGCCGTGCACTTAATTACTTGCATAATGTTGTTGGTGTGTGTCATCGTGATATCAAGCCACAAAATTTATTG GTCAACCCTCACACTCATCAATTGAAAGTATGTGACTTTGGCAGCGCTAAGAAGTTG GTACCTGGTGAGCCAAACATTGCTTACATATGCTCACGGTATTATAGGGCCCCAGAATTAATTTTCGGGGCTTCAGAATATACTACTGCCATCGATATGTGGTCTGTTGGATGTGTCCTGGCCGAGCTTCTTCTTGGACAT CCACTATTTCCTGGGGAGAGTGGTGTCGATCAGCTAGTGGAAATCATAAAG ATTCTCGGGACACCCACTCGTGAGGAGATCAAGTGCATGAATCCCAACTATACTGAATTCAAGTTTCCCCAGATCAAAGCTCATCCTTGGCACAAG GTATTTCACAAGAGAATGCCTTCCGAAGCAGTGGATCTTATTTCAAGGCTGCTTCAATACTCACCAAACTTACGTTGCACTGCA CTGGAGGCTTGCGCACATCCATTCTTCAATGATCTGAGGGACCCGAATGCATCCTTACCCAATGGGCGTGCACTGCCCCCCCTCTTTGATTTCACTGCCCAAG AATTGGCTGGTGCATCCACTGAGCTGCGTCACCGTCTTATTCCCGAGCATGCCAGGAACTGA